The Toxorhynchites rutilus septentrionalis strain SRP chromosome 3, ASM2978413v1, whole genome shotgun sequence genome includes a region encoding these proteins:
- the LOC129774463 gene encoding protein fem-1 homolog CG6966-like, producing the protein MSEHSEEFLANTATSLFRAIQSPTGPLPKELREKLQSLPRPIRKKVVETKQIGFTALASACIVGNTEIMEYLVKECDANIEQKCIDSQLESYTPLRWVCVSGNYDVLKHLIRLGADAKALSDCGSTLVLLACRQRDHRIVRYLVRKGADVRKTNNNGETCLIAWIKTCMNKFDNRKKGTIKLLLKHGADPFVYFNGDDALKIACRSANYQLAFYLINILDYTPERKADAYELVGATLFFKFGSYSLTIFCWRQAHDRRLVGGNYRQKRPEISPHTIYGNTREFRTLAELEEIMEDPDAIGLQGLLICERVLGTDDKDTLSQMTRHGHHYQLTDRIQKCIDLWMLVLQRQIQKYTILDSDSSSIAQKMVGRARNSIPPRFEYVWSVFQLLASDAIKTQPMIRTRKQQRNYDWTIRYIVYLMDVLLYMTKNDQKREMIKKSIRELVCNNIRCVKTGETLLHLSIEHRIEGPGDVTKLLLECGAHIDLPDLTGVRPSELLAQKSWNDIPVNRFISLKCYCANTIVGKGIPYGGRLPPVMENFVREHEWQRTNHKTVRKHN; encoded by the coding sequence ATGAGTGAACACAGTGAGGAGTTTTTGGCGAACACCGCGACATCCCTGTTCAGGGCGATTCAATCGCCCACAGGACCTCTGCCCAAGGAACTCCGGGAGAAACTTCAGTCGCTACCCCGGCCCATCCGAAAAAAAGTGGTCGAGACGAAGCAGATTGGGTTTACAGCCCTGGCCAGCGCTTGCATTGTTGGCAACACTGAAATCATGGAATATCTTGTAAAGGAGTGTGATGCGAACATCGAGCAGAAATGCATCGATTCCCAGCTGGAGAGCTATACCCCTCTGCGTTGGGTCTGTGTATCCGGAAATTATGATGTCCTCAAACATCTCATTCGATTGGGGGCAGATGCGAAGGCTCTGTCCGACTGTGGTTCAACGCTGGTGCTGTTGGCGTGTAGGCAAAGGGATCATAGAATAGTGCGGTATTTGGTACGTAAAGGAGCGGACGTTCGGAAGACGAACAACAATGGCGAAACCTGTCTCATTGCCTGGATAAAAACGTGTATGAATAAGTTTGATAATCGGAAAAAAGGAACAATCAAGCTGTTGCTAAAACACGGAGCTGATCCATTCGTTTATTTTAACGGTGATGATGCTCTCAAAATCGCATGTCGCAGTGCCAACTATCAATTGGCGTTCTATCTCATAAACATCCTCGATTACACACCGGAGAGGAAGGCCGACGCGTACGAGCTGGTGGGAGCTACACTATTCTTCAAGTTTGGATCTTATTCATTAACAATTTTCTGCTGGCGACAAGCTCATGACAGGCGGCTGGTGGGAGGAAATTACCGGCAAAAGCGACCGGAGATTTCTCCTCATACAATATATGGAAACACGCGTGAGTTTAGAACCCTTGCCGAGTTGGAGGAAATCATGGAAGATCCTGATGCGATAGGTTTGCAGGGTCTGTTGATTTGCGAGAGAGTGTTGGGGACCGACGACAAAGATACTCTGTCACAAATGACACGTCACGGTCATCACTACCAGCTGACCGACCGGATTCAAAAATGTATAGATCTGTGGATGTTGGTGCTGCAGAGACAGATTCAAAAGTACACCATACTGGATTCTGATAGTTCGAGTATAGCACAAAAAATGGTTGGTCGTGCAAGGAATTCGATTCCGCCACGTTTCGAATATGTTTGGAGTGTGTTTCAGCTTTTAGCATCAGATGCCATCAAGACTCAGCCGATGATAAGAACCAGAAAGCAGCAGAGAAACTATGATTGGACAATTCGTTACATAGTGTATCTAATGGATGTTCTGCTTTACATGACTAAAAATGATCAAAAACGTGAGATGATTAAAAAAAGCATTCGGGAACTTGTTTGCAATAATATACGATGCGTAAAAACCGGCGAAACACTGTTGCATCTATCCATTGAGCATCGCATAGAAGGACCTGGCGACGTGACAAAACTATTGCTGGAATGCGGTGCTCATATAGATCTACCGGATCTGACCGGCGTTCGACCTTCGGAACTGCTGGCGCAGAAATCTTGGAACGATATACCCGTGAACAGATTCATCTCGCTCAAGTGCTACTGCGCGAATACGATCGTCGGAAAAGGGATACCCTATGGAGGTCGATTGCCCCCCGTCATGGAGAATTTTGTACGTGAACACGAATGGCAACGCACGAACCACAAAACAGTGCGGAAACATAATTAG